ACTTTGTAGGAAGTGGTGAGCAAAGGAAAATAAGTAGCCGAAAAATCTATACCTGCGTCGTGATAGAGCTTGCAATCTTGTTCTACTACCTTCAAGGACAAGTTTTGAGGATTTAGGTCGAGGCTAATTTCATAGCCTTTTGCCTCAAAACGGTTGTCGGATTCAAAATAATTGCCATCTTTTCCAACGGCAACCCCCAAATATTTGCCTGCTTTGCCAACAGCGGCGGCACTTACTTCGAAGATAAGTTTGAAGGTATTGCGCTCCTCTATCAAATTTTTCCAGACCAGCGTCTTGATAAGATTGGGTTCGCCATTTTGGTCGTAGCCTTTGTAAAGGAAAATCAGGGGGGCTTCGGCTTTAATAGGGCTATTTTCGCCTACTTTGCTTTGGGCTTTTAGAAAGAGTGTGGGCAGCGTTAGCATCATACAAAAGAGAAAAAAGGGTTTGACTTGCATAAAATTAGGGATAGAGCGCGTAAAAATGAGGCTTTTCGGTTTTGAGAAAAAGACAATCTAACCAAAAGGCGATATAAGTTTGTGAAACCGCTTTTCAAGGCAGCGAAAGATTTTTGTCTAACACAAAAGCCACTTTCTTGAAAAAGCATACACAAAATTTAAGCCCCCCTACACATAGGCGTACAAAAGTGAGAAGGCAGCTGCTTTTTTTGTGGAGTTTTTTTTAGGAAATTGAGAAAAAAAATCAACAAAACAGAAAAAATGTCGCACCCGACGCTTTTTTTTCGATTTTTACAATTTTTATGACAGCGTTTTTTTAGGTCAGAAAAATGCAATTTTCCTTTTTTTTTGTAAAAAAATTGACTTTTTGCCGTCTGCTTTTAAAATAAAATGCTCAAAAAATACGTTATCGTACTAAATCAGGGAATAAAAACTTGAAAAAGGGGTTTTCGTATGATTTTTTTGTTTAGGCGTAGCGAAAAAAAACCTCAACAAAAATTTGGAGTTTTGTGAAGCCTTTTCTATCTTTGTATTCAACAAAACACCTAAACCCCGAACTGCCATGACTGCATTAGAATTTGGATACGCACTGCACACCATAGCGCATAGCTTAAAGCCTTTTGCACTCAAACTCACCAAAGATGCAGAAGACGCAAACGATTTGCTACAAGAAACAGTATTAAAGGCTTTCATCAATCGCGACAAATTTTCGGAAGGGACAAATTTGAAGGCGTGGCTCTATACGATTATGAAAAATACGTTCATTACCAACTATCAGCGTATCTTGCGTAGAAACACGTTCATAGACACGACGGAAAACCTACACTACCTCAATTCGAGCGACCAAATCGCTCAAAATGGCGCGTATTCTACCTTCGCCCTACAAGACATCCACAGAGCCATCGAGCGTCTTGATGAAGCCTATAGCAAACCCTTTCTAATGCACTTTCGCGGTTTCAAATATCACGAAATTGCGGAGCGGCTCAATATTCCTATCGGGACGGTGAAAAATCGTATTCATATCGCACGCAAAGAACTCAAAGAGCAGCTACAAATGTATGTGCATTAACGGCACACTTTGTAGAGGCTTTTATAGGAAAAGCACCCAAAAGGTAAAACATTTTTCGCGCTTTTCAATTATAGCCTATAAACCGCTGGGCGGCATACTGCGCTCCCCCCCTCGCATTGCCGCTTGGTTTTTTCTCTAAACTTGCTTTTTTGCTTGTTTTTGTTCAACTTGTGCCTTCCTACCGCTTTTACGCCCAAACCAATCCTATCATGAGTAGTTTAGACCTTTACAACCTGACCACGCTCAAATGCAGCCGTCTGATAACGCAACATTATAGCACCTCTTTTACTTTGGGGATTCAGACCTTGCACAAGGATTTGCACTATCCCATCTACGCCATTTACGGCTTTGTGCGCTACGCCGACGAAATTGTCGATACTTTTCACAACTATCCGAAGGCTACCCTGTTGGCGCGTTTTAAAGAAGACACCTATCGTGCCATCGAAGAAGGCATCAGCACAAACCCTGTCCTGCATGCGTTTCAGTTGGTAGTTAGGCAGTATAGCATAGAAAACGAACTGATAGAGGCTTTTTTGCATAGCATGGAAATGGATTTGCACAAGCAAGATTACAACGAAAACAAGTATGCCGAATACATTTACGGCTCGGCAGAGGTAGTGGGGCTAATGTGCTTGCGTGTTTTTTGCCAGAACGACGACAATTTGTATCAAACGCTCAAAGAGCCTGCACGAAGTTTGGGCGCAGCCTTTCAAAAGGTCAATTTTTTACGCGACATGAAAAGCGACTACGAAGACCGCGGCAGAATCTATTTCCCGCACCTCAAACTCAAAAATTTTGATGCCGACTCGAAACGACAGATAGAAGCCGACATCCAAAAAGATTTTGATGATGCCTACAAGGGTATCATTCGCTTGCCCAAAAAAGCGCGTTTGGGCGTTTATTTGGCGTATGTTTATTACGTCAAACTTTTTCATAAAATCAAGCAAAGCTCTACCCACCAACTTTTGCAAGAGCGGATTCGCGTTCCCAATCGCTATAAAATGGTGCTTTTGGCGAAAAGTTATGTCAAGCACCAGCTCAATTATATGTAGGGGCGGGGCAAAATGCCGCTTGCGCCCTACTTTTTGCCTGTAAAAGGTTGTGTTTGAAGCCGATTTGAAAATAAAAATGTATTTTTGCTTGTCGTATTTATCTCAAACGGCTTTCTCCTTTCAAACACAAACCTAAAAATAACTGACCATGATGGACAAAATCAGGCAGAAAAGCAGGTACAACACTTTTCTCTACCCCCTTTTAGTTTCAGGTCTGATGACCTTCGGCACAGCACTCTCTTCCTGCCAACAGTCAGACAACAAACAAAACACTACCCAAACTCAAACCGATAGCATCACCACAGAGGCTATCCCTGACTTTGTGCGCGAACCCTACACACCCGAACAGTTTGCCGACCTGCGCATTTTGCAGTACGAGGTAGAGGGCTTCGATAAACTCTCTTTGAACGAAAAAAAATTGGTCTATTATCTGGTGCAGGCAGGGCTTTGCGGCAGAGATATGATTTATGACCAAAACTATAAACACAACCTTCGCATCAGAAAAGTATTAGAAGCCATTGTCAAGACTTATAGTGGCGACAAAAATAGTGAAGATTGGAATAAGTTTATGGTCTATGCCAAGCGCGTGTGGTTTTCGAATGGGATTCACCACCACTACGCCGAAAAGAAAATTCTACCTGATTTTTCAAAAGAATATTTCGCCGATTTGCTCAAAAATAGCGATTCTGCCAAATTGCCGCTTTCCGAAGGGCAAGATGTAGCAGGGCTTATCGAGATGCTCACGCCTATTGTTTTCGACCCTAAAATCGATGGCAAGCGCGTCAATAAAGCCGACGGTGTGGATTTAGTTGCAACTTCGGCTACTAATTTTTATAGCACCGACCTGACCCAAAAAGAGGTAGAAAGTTTCTACAAAAACTTTATAGACCCCAAAGATACGCGCCCTATTTCGCATGGGCTTAATTCGCTTTTGCTCAAAGGCACGCCGCCCGCAGGAGTCTTGGTTGGTTATGAAAAAGATGGCATTTATGAATTGCCTTACGCGATTGGAACGGCAGACAAAAAAGGCAAATATGCGGAGGCTCTTTCTAAAATGGTAGAATGGCTCAAAAAAGCCGCAGAAGTGGCTGAAAATCAGGAACAAAAGCGTGTCATCGAGCTTTTGATAGAATACTACCAAACGGGCGATTTGAAAAAATTTGACGAATACAGTATCGCTTGGACGGGTGTGGCAAACACAACGGTAGATTTTATCAACGGCTTTATTGAAGTCTATGGCGACCCCTTGGGCTACAAAGCAAGCTATGAATCAGTCATTTATATCGAAAATAAGGAGGCTTCGGCACGCATGAAAGTAATTTCGGAAAATGCACAGTTTTTCGAAGACAATTCGCCTATTTTGCCCGAACACAAGAAAAAAGAGGTCAAGGGGGTTTCTTATCGCGTCATTACCGTTGTGGGTGAGGCAGGCGATGCCGCTCCTTCTACGCCCATTGGTATCAATTTGCCTAACGCCAACTGGATTAGAAAAGAGCATGGCTCTAAGTCCGTTTCGCTCATGAACATCGAGGAGGCTTACGAAAAAGCCGCAGGCGAAGGCACTACGAACGAATTTTACCTCGACGAGGCAGTAAAAAGCCGCTTGAAGGCACATGGGGGGCTTTCGAGCAAGATGCACACCGCCCTGCACGAGGTTATCGGACACGCTTCGGGGCAAATTGAAGACGGCGTAGGCACTCCCAAAGAAACGCTCAAAAACTATGCTTCTACCTTAGAAGAGGCGCGTGCCGATTTGGTCGCCCTTTATTACATCTTAGACCCCAAAATGGTAGAGCTAAATCTTGTCCCTTCCGACGAAGTAGGCAAAGCCGAGTACGATTCTTACATCATGAACGGGCTAATGTTACAACTTCGCCGCTTAGAATTGGGCGAACATTTAGAAGAAGACCACATGCGCAATCGCCAATTAGTTGCCGCTTGGGTCTATGAAAAAGGCAAAGCCGATAAGGTCATTGAAAAGAAAGTAGTAGAAGGCAAAACCTACTTTGTGGTAAATGACTATGCCAAGTTGCGCGTCCTTTTTGGCGATTTATTGCGTGAAATTCAGCGCGTTATCTCCAAAGGCGATTTTGCGGCGGCTAAAAAGTTGGTAGAAACCTACGGCGTAAAAGTGGATAAGACCCTACACAAAGAAGTCTTAGACCGTTATGCAGCCTTCAACATTGCGCCTTATTCGGGCTTTATTCAGCCTACCTTAGTGCCTTTTGAAAAAGAGGGTCAAATCATCGACATCAAAATCAAATATGAAACTTCTTTTGCCGACCAAATGCTGGAATATGGCGAAAAATACGGTTTCCTGCCTTTTGAATAACATTTTCTAAACTAAACTGTTTTATAAACCTCCGTCGAGGGCTATTAGCCTTCGGCGACGGTTTTTTTTAAACGTGTATTTTTAGTGCTAAAAAACTATTCCACCAACTTTAAAAAATCGCTATCCTGCCAAAGCCATTCCAAATCTTTTTCTTCTTTCGCCCTCAAACGATATGTTTCAGGCTCGATAGCAAGAGCTTTTTCCAAATAAAAAAGCGTTTGAGATTTATTTTTTTCAAGGCTATAAAGGCAGGCTAAATTATAAAACCCCTGATGATAGTAAGGCTGATTTTCAACGGCTCTTTCAAAACAAAGACGCGCCTGCTCGTATTGCATAAGCGCGTAATAAGCGTTTCCCAAATTATTCCACGTCTGATAGTTATCAGATTTAATCTCTACTGCTTTTTGCAAATAAGAAATGGCAGTCTTAGGGTCTTGTAAGTTTAGATAGGCAAGCCCTAAATTGCTAAATGCTTGATGGTTATTCGCATCTATCTCAATCGCCCTCAAATATTGCGCTTTCGCTTCTTCGTATTTTCCCAAAAAAGCAAATGAATTGCCCATGTTCAGATAGGCTTCGGCTTCATTTTGGGGCTTAAATTCTACTTTTTGTTGCTGTTGAAACTGCTGCTCTGCATTTGCTTTCTGTGCGTTTCTTTGTTCCGACAAAAGATATTTACTTAACTCACGAAACTGCTCCTTGATGCCCGAAAAGTCCTGCTCATTTTCGGTTTGTTGGAAAACGATAGTTTCTTTGTAAGAAAGTTCTTTTACGTAATAAATATTTGTGTCATCTACAAAATCTTTTGAACTTTTTTGCAGCCCTTCTAAGGCTAAGGTCTTTTGGATATAGGGGTGAAATTCGCGGCTAAATCGCAAAATCCATTCGCTTGAATGGGTATCTTCACTCAAATCGAGGCGCGAAAGGATAGGAAAAATGTAGGGTTTGCGCAAAGGCTGCCCTTCGAGTTCTAAATCTAAATAAGGCGACTCACTAATTTTTTTACAAATATCGAGCGAACCATTCAAGTTTTGGTAGTTGGGAGCTGCAATGATGACATTGATGTCAGGAAATTGGATATTACAAATTCCTGAATAATCGTTGATACCCGTTCTGCTGTCTATAAAAATATAGTCATAGTCTAATTCTTTTAAACTTGTTTTAAGAAATTCTATATAAGCTGCACCATCTAAATTTTGGTAGAAATGTTGCCAAGCAAAATCATTTACTTTTTTTGTGAAATTTTCATCTTGTTTTCCTGCCGAAATCATATCCACTCTGCCCCCTTCTTCGCTGCGATAATGGGTAGGCACGATATAAGAAGCGTCAAAATACGGCATTTCATCTTGGGATAGTGGCTTTTCAGAACGGCGGATAAGTTTTACATAATCATCAAAAAGGTCAATCGTTCCTTTTACAATTTGCGATTTTTCTATGCCCAAATAAAAGTGCAATCCCGGTGCTTCCAAGTCCCAATCAATGAGCAAGACGCGCTTATGGCGTTGGAAACAGAGAAACGCTGCCACGTTGGATAGTAGCTGCGTGCGCCCTACGCCGCCTTTGTACGAGTAAAAAGTAATGATTTTTTTTCCGATAGTTCGAAGGTTCATATCCCTAATTGTTTTTTGTTAATGTTGGCATTTTGCAAAACCTTAGCTGCATCATTTGTGAAGGCGATATGGGCTTTTTCTTTTATCAGACCAAAACCAAAAATGATATTGCTCAATCGCCTATAAAAATCCTGCGCCGTCGGCAGTTCCAACTCGATATGTCCCAAAGAGAGTTCGAAATTTTCTGCTACCTCCTCACCAAGTAATTCAAATGTTTGGTTTCGCGCTTCTCTTAGGCGTTTTTGCAGAGCTTCTGAAAAATTGCTACAAATCGGAATCAGGCAGCCTCCCACTTTTCGCGCATCAAAACGGCTACAAACACGCTCATAGGTGGGCAATAATGCCAAAGCCAAACAATCTATAATGGCAATAAATTCGCTTTTGCTATCTTCCAAAGAAGCCAAAATCTTTTTGTTGGCTACCTCTATTACATAAATCTCTAAACTTATATTTGATTTTTTTTCAAAGTCTGTGATAAGTTCTGCAAAGGAAATGCCTCGTCCTTCTGCCGTTTGATAGACAATCCAATCTGAAACCAAAGCTCCGTAACGCGCCTTTATTTCGGCGGCTTCGGGCTGCTGTTGGAGTTGGGCTTCTATCGTCGCGCTATCTGTGCTAATCAAAAGCAATTTCACCGACTTAAAACTTTGGTGGCGCGTGCGATAATCGTCTATTTGCTTTTCTAAATCTTCTAAGTTTTTTTCGAGTTCAAATTTGGTAAGGGCATGGTTGGTCTTTGCCCATTCTTCTCTAAGAAAGGCTTGTTTTTCCAGAAGTATGTCTAAAACTTTTTTGCCTTCGCTTTCCATCTTTCAAACTTTTTGAACCGCCGTCGAGGACTATTAGCCTTCGGCGACGGTTTTTTCTACGTGTATTTTTAGTGCTAAAAAGCCTTTTTACAGACCAAAAGCCGCTTTGATTTTATCCACATAGTCTAATTTTTCCCAAGTGAAAAACTCGACTTCTTTTTCTTCTGTGCGGCGCGTTTCGATAAGCGCGTTGCCTTCTTGTTTCTTTTCGATGTAAGAAACCGTAACCTTGTCTTTGTAGCTTTCGCGCCCCATGTGTCCGTAGGCGGCTGTGGGCGAAAAGATAGGGTTGGTAAGTCCCAGACGCTCGATGATAGCGGCAGGGCGCATATCGAAAAGTCCATTTATTTTTTCGGCAATTTCACCATCAGAAAGGGCTACTTTGGCAGTGCCGTAGGTATTGACGTTGAGCGAAACAGGCTTGGCTACCCCAATCGCATAGGCAACCTGCACCAAAACCTCGTCTGCCAAACCTGCCGCTACCATATTTTTTGCAATATGGCGCGTCGCATAAGCGGCACTTCTATCTACTTTCGAGGAATCTTTGCCTGAAAAAGCTCCGCCCCCATGCGCACCCTTTCCTCCGTAGGTATCAACGATAATCTTGCGTCCTGTTAGTCCTGCATCGCCATGAGGTCCTCCGATAACAAATTTACCCGTAGGATTGATATGATAAATCGTATGCGCATCTAAAAGGTGGGCAGGAATTACACGTGGAATCAGGATAGCTTTGATGTCTTGTGCAATTTTTGCCTGCATAGCGGCTTCGGTATCAAAGTCATCATGCTGGGTAGAAACGACAATGGTATGAACGCGCGTGGGCTGATTCTGCTCGTTGTATTCTATCGTAACCTGTGCCTTAGCGTCGGGGCGCAAATAGGGCATCAAGTGCTTTTCTTCCTTTCTAATTTTTGCCAATTCTTTCAAAAGGCGATGCGAAAAAGCCAATGCCATGGGCATATATTCAGGCGTTTCCGCAGTAGCATAACCAAACATCATGCCTTGGTCGCCTGCGCCTTGCTCCTGCCCTTCGGCTCTATCCACGCCTTGTGCAATATCAGGGGATTGGCTATGCAACGTTACGACTACGCCACAAGATTCGGCATCAAAGCGATACTCGTCGCTGGTATAGCCTATGCGCTTAATGGTTTCACGTGCAATGTCGGCTACTTCTACATAAGCCTTCGTCGTAACCTCGCCTGCTACTACTGCCAAACCTGTTGTTACTAAGGTTTCACAAGCCACGCGCGATTTAGGGTCTTGCGCCAACATCGCATCTAAAACGGCATCGGAAATTTGGTCTGCTACTTTATCGGGATGTCCTTCCGAAACGGACTCTGAGGTGAAAAGATAAGCCATAAGTTAGGAAAGTGTGAAAATAAAGATAAGGTACGGATATTTTGCGGTTGCAAAGTTAGAAAAATAAGAACGATTGACAAATTTTGCTATTTTTTACCGAAGCCACCCTTCTAAGACACAACGTAAAAAGCCACAAAATAGGAGAAAAATGCAACCCTTTCAGACGCTTTTTTGTATTTTTGTTTAAAGCCCTCTCAAAACTTCTCAAAACATGAAATACATCACCGACATCAACGATTTAGACCTAAATGGCACTTACACTTACGCCGATTATCTTACATGGCGTTTCGAGCAAAGCGTCGAGCTTATCAAAGGGAAGATTTTTAAAATGTCGCCTGCGCCGAGTGTAAAACATCAGAGAGTATCAGGTAAATTATACGGTAATTTATTTGTTTTTTTGAAACATAGCGCTTGCGACCTCTTTTCTGCCCCTTTTGATGTGCGTCTTTTGGATAGGAAAAAATCTTTGAAGGCAAACAAGGACTTTTATACCGTAGTGCAGCCAGATATTTGTATAATTTGCGATAAAAGTAAATTAGATGAGCGCGGCTGCGTTGGTGCGCCCGATTTGATTATCGAAATCCTTTCGCCCGGCAATTCGAAAAAAGAAATGCGAACCAAATACGCCCTTTATGAAGAAAGTGGCGTAAAAGAATATTGGGTAGTGTTTCCTTCTGAACACGTTTTGCAGCAGTATGTTTTGAATGAAAACGAAAAATATGAGCTAAAAAGTAGTTTTGTAGAAGACGAAATTTTCAACGCCCACATTTTTCCCGANNNNNNNNNNNNNNNNNNNNNNNNNNNNNNNNNNNNNNNNNNNNNNNNNNNNNNNNNNNNNNNNNNNNNNNNNNNNNNNNNNNNNNNNNNNNNNNNNNNNNNNNNNNNNNNNNNNN
This Hugenholtzia roseola DSM 9546 DNA region includes the following protein-coding sequences:
- a CDS encoding RNA polymerase sigma factor, whose product is MTALEFGYALHTIAHSLKPFALKLTKDAEDANDLLQETVLKAFINRDKFSEGTNLKAWLYTIMKNTFITNYQRILRRNTFIDTTENLHYLNSSDQIAQNGAYSTFALQDIHRAIERLDEAYSKPFLMHFRGFKYHEIAERLNIPIGTVKNRIHIARKELKEQLQMYVH
- a CDS encoding phytoene/squalene synthase family protein → MSSLDLYNLTTLKCSRLITQHYSTSFTLGIQTLHKDLHYPIYAIYGFVRYADEIVDTFHNYPKATLLARFKEDTYRAIEEGISTNPVLHAFQLVVRQYSIENELIEAFLHSMEMDLHKQDYNENKYAEYIYGSAEVVGLMCLRVFCQNDDNLYQTLKEPARSLGAAFQKVNFLRDMKSDYEDRGRIYFPHLKLKNFDADSKRQIEADIQKDFDDAYKGIIRLPKKARLGVYLAYVYYVKLFHKIKQSSTHQLLQERIRVPNRYKMVLLAKSYVKHQLNYM
- a CDS encoding dipeptidyl peptidase 3 — its product is MMDKIRQKSRYNTFLYPLLVSGLMTFGTALSSCQQSDNKQNTTQTQTDSITTEAIPDFVREPYTPEQFADLRILQYEVEGFDKLSLNEKKLVYYLVQAGLCGRDMIYDQNYKHNLRIRKVLEAIVKTYSGDKNSEDWNKFMVYAKRVWFSNGIHHHYAEKKILPDFSKEYFADLLKNSDSAKLPLSEGQDVAGLIEMLTPIVFDPKIDGKRVNKADGVDLVATSATNFYSTDLTQKEVESFYKNFIDPKDTRPISHGLNSLLLKGTPPAGVLVGYEKDGIYELPYAIGTADKKGKYAEALSKMVEWLKKAAEVAENQEQKRVIELLIEYYQTGDLKKFDEYSIAWTGVANTTVDFINGFIEVYGDPLGYKASYESVIYIENKEASARMKVISENAQFFEDNSPILPEHKKKEVKGVSYRVITVVGEAGDAAPSTPIGINLPNANWIRKEHGSKSVSLMNIEEAYEKAAGEGTTNEFYLDEAVKSRLKAHGGLSSKMHTALHEVIGHASGQIEDGVGTPKETLKNYASTLEEARADLVALYYILDPKMVELNLVPSDEVGKAEYDSYIMNGLMLQLRRLELGEHLEEDHMRNRQLVAAWVYEKGKADKVIEKKVVEGKTYFVVNDYAKLRVLFGDLLREIQRVISKGDFAAAKKLVETYGVKVDKTLHKEVLDRYAAFNIAPYSGFIQPTLVPFEKEGQIIDIKIKYETSFADQMLEYGEKYGFLPFE
- a CDS encoding KGGVGR-motif variant AAA ATPase, translated to MNLRTIGKKIITFYSYKGGVGRTQLLSNVAAFLCFQRHKRVLLIDWDLEAPGLHFYLGIEKSQIVKGTIDLFDDYVKLIRRSEKPLSQDEMPYFDASYIVPTHYRSEEGGRVDMISAGKQDENFTKKVNDFAWQHFYQNLDGAAYIEFLKTSLKELDYDYIFIDSRTGINDYSGICNIQFPDINVIIAAPNYQNLNGSLDICKKISESPYLDLELEGQPLRKPYIFPILSRLDLSEDTHSSEWILRFSREFHPYIQKTLALEGLQKSSKDFVDDTNIYYVKELSYKETIVFQQTENEQDFSGIKEQFRELSKYLLSEQRNAQKANAEQQFQQQQKVEFKPQNEAEAYLNMGNSFAFLGKYEEAKAQYLRAIEIDANNHQAFSNLGLAYLNLQDPKTAISYLQKAVEIKSDNYQTWNNLGNAYYALMQYEQARLCFERAVENQPYYHQGFYNLACLYSLEKNKSQTLFYLEKALAIEPETYRLRAKEEKDLEWLWQDSDFLKLVE
- the metK gene encoding methionine adenosyltransferase, which encodes MAYLFTSESVSEGHPDKVADQISDAVLDAMLAQDPKSRVACETLVTTGLAVVAGEVTTKAYVEVADIARETIKRIGYTSDEYRFDAESCGVVVTLHSQSPDIAQGVDRAEGQEQGAGDQGMMFGYATAETPEYMPMALAFSHRLLKELAKIRKEEKHLMPYLRPDAKAQVTIEYNEQNQPTRVHTIVVSTQHDDFDTEAAMQAKIAQDIKAILIPRVIPAHLLDAHTIYHINPTGKFVIGGPHGDAGLTGRKIIVDTYGGKGAHGGGAFSGKDSSKVDRSAAYATRHIAKNMVAAGLADEVLVQVAYAIGVAKPVSLNVNTYGTAKVALSDGEIAEKINGLFDMRPAAIIERLGLTNPIFSPTAAYGHMGRESYKDKVTVSYIEKKQEGNALIETRRTEEKEVEFFTWEKLDYVDKIKAAFGL
- a CDS encoding Uma2 family endonuclease, which gives rise to MKYITDINDLDLNGTYTYADYLTWRFEQSVELIKGKIFKMSPAPSVKHQRVSGKLYGNLFVFLKHSACDLFSAPFDVRLLDRKKSLKANKDFYTVVQPDICIICDKSKLDERGCVGAPDLIIEILSPGNSKKEMRTKYALYEESGVKEYWVVFPSEHVLQQYVLNENEKYELKSSFVEDEIFNAHIFP